One window from the genome of Sesamum indicum cultivar Zhongzhi No. 13 linkage group LG15, S_indicum_v1.0, whole genome shotgun sequence encodes:
- the LOC105178065 gene encoding uncharacterized protein LOC105178065 gives MSFEEMCPVFRKVIAEWSPPRPLTKPPAPFLFHVHGDGNDHSGLRIVATDFQSNTFQAIKSRHQLEDLRDDIGIGGSWSEFVDYVTTSLKSGDVKLVMEDLYESGGASHAKLIAQKAKGMPRLSISLGKLVNGAASEAMAKISLELYKEFKDVQRSLIEEQDSKYQLTKVVAAEQEKNATLQKQLDMLLYSRKHKLQKISDRDNSDSTSVMVSQDSPDKHAAYNPSSTKGANRVVPAYRRSKVRGAVLDDTEDDA, from the exons atgagcTTTGAAGAAATGTGTCCAGTATTCCGGAAAGTGATCGCGGAATGGTCACCGCCGCGGCCGCTCACGAAACCGCCGGCGCCGTTTCTCTTTCACGTGCATGGTGATGGAAATGACCATTCTGGCCTCCGAATCGTTGCCACCGATTTTCAGTCCAATACCTTTCAGGCCATCAAGTCTCGTCATCAGCTCGAGGACCTG AGGGATGATATTGGAATTGGTGGCTCGTGGTCTGAATTTGTTGACTATGTCACAACTTCCTTGAAATCTGGAGATGTGAAGCTTGTTATGGAGGATTTGTACGAATCAGGAG GTGCTTCTCATGCAAAATTAATTGCCCAAAAAGCAAAAGGAATGCCACGACTCTCTATTTCACTTGGTAAACTCGTCAATGGTGCTGCCAGTGAGGCAATGGCCAAGATTTCTCTGGAGCTATACAAAGAATTCAAGGATGTGCAGCGCTCACTTATAGAAG AGCAAGATAGCAAATATCAGTTAACAAAAGTTGTAGCTGCTGAACAG GAAAAGAATGCCACTCTCCAAAAGCAGCTAGACATGCTGCTCTATTCAAGAAAGCACAAGTTACAGAAGATAAGTGACAGAGACAATTCAGATTCTACATCTGTTATGGTTTCACAAGATTCACCAG ACAAGCATGCTGCTTACAACCCGAGCTCCACAAAAGGAGCCAACCGTGTTGTACCAGCATATCGCAG GTCGAAAGTAAGAGGAGCGGTTTTAGATGACACTGAAGATGATGCATAA
- the LOC105178376 gene encoding uncharacterized protein LOC105178376, giving the protein MGRSSSDFEFWEETLPIDRRSCGDSFEGQRLVEDQEGAYSPPLWTRAPVDCRRETSPLLPCRHEYSCLSPVSRLRAIVDGRRELMEMIQDLPESSYELTLKDIVDDQQNMEEVQEKKVIVEGKKVEHKTESRLQNSRKTKNRQICRTESMESEVFLLKMFLPASLSSKKKSEARKHPKPCPRKSLEGSEKRAAKDWWKMIFVAVKDKRNATSISRSTSDISSNRTSLAENTMMSSQWSFSKENCKSRGQRGCLF; this is encoded by the exons ATGGGAAGGTCATCAAGTGATTTTGAGTTTTGGGAAGAAACGTTACCGATTGATCGTCGTAGTTGTGGTGATTCCTTTGAAGGTCAAAGGCTTGTTGAAGATCAAGAGGGAGCTTATTCTCCTCCTCTATGGACAAGAGCGCCGGTTGATTGCAGGCGTGAAACGTCCCCTTTGCTGCCATGCAGACATGAGTACAGCTGTCTGTCTCCAGTGTCACGATTGAGGGCCATTGTCGATGGTAGACGGGAGCTCATGGAGATGATCCAAGACTTGCCAGAATCTTCGTACGAACTGACACTGAAAGACATAGTTGATGATCAGCAAAACATGGAAGAAGTGCAGGAGAAGAAAGTGATAGTAGAAGGAAAGAAAGTAGAGCATAAAACAGAAAGCAGACTGCAGAATAGTCGGAAAACCAAGAATAGGCAAATATGCAGGACTGAGAGCATGGAGAGTGAGGTTTTCTTGCTAAAGATGTTCTTACCTGCGTCtctgagttccaagaagaaaTCTGAGGCAAGAAAACATCCAAAACCCTGTCCCAGGAAATCACTGGAGGGATCTGAGAAACGAGCAGCTAAAGACTGGTGGAAGATGATATTTGTAGCTGTAAAAGATAAGCGGAACGCTACAAGTATCAGCAGAAGCACAAGTGATATCAGTAGCAATAGAACCAG TTTGGCAGAGAATACCATGATGTCTTCCCAGTGGTCCTTCAGCAAGGAGAACTGCAAGTCAAGAGGACAAAGGGGGTGCCTGTTCTGA